AGGCTGGTATCGGTGTGCTGGCCCCAGGCGTCCCAGCCGATCCACTGCTCTATGGCCTGGTAGAGGCAGCTTAGGTCGCCGGCGTCGGCCTGGGCCTGCAGCTGCGCGAGGCGGCTGGCGCAGCTGTTTCCGGCGGGCAGGGTGCGGTAGGTGCTGCCGATGGTGAGGCCGCGGTAGGCCAGGCGCCGGCCGTTGAAGGTGAGGTGGATGGCGCTGGGGCAGTCGTCGTCCAGGGTGAAGGGGAGGAGGCTGAGCTGGTAGGGGGTGTCGGGGCTGAGGCCGCTGAGGGTGTAGGTGCTGTCGGTGCCGGAGGCGGCGTATACCTGGGTGGGCTTCGTACAGCTGGTACTGCAGGAGGGCCCCAAGCAGTACAACCCTATCACCTGAGCACCAGCAGCCCCCCACGCAACCGATAGCGCTGGAGAGGAAATGCAGGAAGATCAGCCGTACGTGATTTACAGACCGTTTGACTCCCGCTAAGGGTACCCGGGACGGGGGTCGAACCCGTACAGCCTACTGGCCACAGGATTTTAAGTCCTGCGCGTCTACCGATTCCGCCACCCGGGCAGGGCGTGCTGTACTACAACACAAAAGCGGGAGCTAGCACAAACACTAGCGGAAACAAAAAAAGGCCAGTGTACTGACCTTTTATGTCTGGAGCGGAAGACGAGATTCGAACTCGCGACCCCAACCTTGGCAAGGTTGTGCTCTACCAGCTGAGCTACTTCCGCGAACGGGCCACAAATATGGCAGGTTTTTCCTTCCCATGTCAAGCCCCTCATGAGATTTTTTTTGAAACTTTATCCGGATCGGCACGCTCGCAGCCTGCCACTGGGGGGTATGGCCCCCCGGCGCCAAAAAAACAGACTCTGCTGTTTGTCCCCTTATCAAAATTGCCTAGTTTCGTGCAGCCTAATTCAAAATCAAGATCTACATGAGCATCCTCGTAAATAAAGACAGCAAAATCCTGGTGCAGGGTTTCACCGGTAGCGAAGGCTCCTTCCATGCCCAGCAGATGATCGCCTATGGCACGCAGGTGGTGGGCGGCGTTACACCCGGCAAGGGAGGGACCAAGCACCTGGACCGCCCGGTGTTTAACACCGTAGAGGATGCTGTAAAAGCCACACAGGCCAGTGTATCCATCATCTTTGTGCCCCCGGCCTTTGCCGCCGATGCCATTATGGAGGCAGCAGATGCAGGCATCCAGCTCATTGTAACCATTACCGAAGGCATACCCGTGAAGGACATGGTGTACGCCAAGCAGTATATAGACGAGCGCGGCGTGCGCATGATCGGGCCAAACTGCCCAGGCATCATCACCCCGGGCGAGTGCAAGCTGGGCATCATGCCCGGCTTTATCCACAACCCTGGCAAGATTGGCATCGTTAGCCGCAGCGGCACGCTTACCTACGAGGCCGTAGACCAGGTTACCAAGGCAGGCATGGGCCAGAGCACCTGCGTGGGTATTGGCGGCGACCCCATCATTGGCTCTCCGCACCTGGAGATCCTGAAGCTATTCAATGAAGACCCCAACACAGAGGGCATCATTCTGATTGGCGAGATTGGGGGCAGCAACGAGGAGATAGCTGCCGAATGGGCAAAACACCATGTAAAGAAACCCATAGTAGGCTTTATAGCGGGCCAAACAGCACCTCCGGGCCGACGCATGGGCCATGCCGGTGCCATCATCAGCGGTGGCCAGGGCACAGCTGCCGAGAAGATGCGCGTAATGGCAGACTGCGGAATAACCGTAGTGGAAAGTCCCGCCGAGATAGGCGTTACCATGGCGCGGGCGCTGGCACGGGTGCGGGCCAACTAGTGTCCGTTCCCCCGCTCTCTATCCGCACCCATCCGTCCATCTCTACCTATGCGTAATCCCAAGTGGGCACTGCACTGGGCTATCCGCCAGGCAGTTGGTGTCTTGCTGCTGGGTGGTTTGGCTGCCGGTGTCCCCCTTTGCAGTACGCAGGCACAGTACTACCCCACCCTGGGGTGGCAGCGGTTTTATG
This genomic window from Bacteroidota bacterium contains:
- the sucD gene encoding succinate--CoA ligase subunit alpha yields the protein MSILVNKDSKILVQGFTGSEGSFHAQQMIAYGTQVVGGVTPGKGGTKHLDRPVFNTVEDAVKATQASVSIIFVPPAFAADAIMEAADAGIQLIVTITEGIPVKDMVYAKQYIDERGVRMIGPNCPGIITPGECKLGIMPGFIHNPGKIGIVSRSGTLTYEAVDQVTKAGMGQSTCVGIGGDPIIGSPHLEILKLFNEDPNTEGIILIGEIGGSNEEIAAEWAKHHVKKPIVGFIAGQTAPPGRRMGHAGAIISGGQGTAAEKMRVMADCGITVVESPAEIGVTMARALARVRAN